The stretch of DNA GGAGTCGCGGAAGCTGCTCGGCAGGCCGATCACGTCTTGGTCCTACCGCTTCCATCACCACGGACCGTTCGACTCCTCCCTGTATTCCGCCCTGAAGGAGCTCGCGGACGCCGGGATGGTGACCGAGGCCCCGGTGGTGTACCCCGAGGGCAAGGTGGAGCGGCAGGTCCGCGGGACCGGGGAGATCTCCTCCAGCCGGCTGTCGGAGGTGGAGAAGCGGATCCTGGCCCACGTCCGGCGTACCTGGGCGTCCGCGCCGCTGGACGAGCTTCTGGCGGCCGTGTACGCGACCGAGCCGATGCGGCAGGCCGTGCGCGGGAAGGCCGTGCCGATGCACCTCGTGAACAACGCCGGCCGGGACGAGCTGGGCTTCGACCTCGACGAGGTCATGGCCGCGCGGCGGGACGCGGAGCGCGGCGACTACCTGACCGCCGCCGAATTCTTCGATGCCCTACGAGCTGAGGTTACCGCCAGGCACGCGAGATAGCATAGAACGCTACGTCGAAAGGTTCGATACACTCGAGCAGAAGCTGGAAGCGATCGCGCAGATCCAGGGCGCCCTGGAGGCGCTGGCGAGGAACCCGCGCCTGGGAGTGGTTCCCCGGGGAGCCTTCGGCTTTCCGATCTACACGTTCACCATCCGCGTCGAAGACGTCTCCTATCCGATCCGGGCGGCCTACTGCTACTCGGATGACGAAAAGGCCATCATCGTCACCGGCGTGGACGCCCAGCTCCTCTAGGCGCGGCTGATCCGCACAAGCAGCGAAAGGGCCGGCCTCGCGCGCGAGGCCGGCCCTTTCGCGTTCTGCTCTCGACGGAGATGCGGGCTACCAGCGCGAGCGGTAGCCGCGGGCGTCGATGTGGATGAAGGGGCCGTGGGCGCCGTTGTCGGGGTAGACGCCCGCGCCGCCGATCAGGTCGGGGTAGCGGCGCTCCACCCGCTCCACGGCGCGCA from Longimicrobium sp. encodes:
- a CDS encoding Panacea domain-containing protein; translation: MGRLSKDAEVLGFFIQDGAGIGHTRLVKLAYLADLESRKLLGRPITSWSYRFHHHGPFDSSLYSALKELADAGMVTEAPVVYPEGKVERQVRGTGEISSSRLSEVEKRILAHVRRTWASAPLDELLAAVYATEPMRQAVRGKAVPMHLVNNAGRDELGFDLDEVMAARRDAERGDYLTAAEFFDALRAEVTARHAR
- a CDS encoding type II toxin-antitoxin system RelE/ParE family toxin, translated to MPYELRLPPGTRDSIERYVERFDTLEQKLEAIAQIQGALEALARNPRLGVVPRGAFGFPIYTFTIRVEDVSYPIRAAYCYSDDEKAIIVTGVDAQLL